The window tGGATATTTAATGAACTTTAACAACTGCTTTAGTTATTATAACATTCTCTATAGCAGGATCCCCCccaccctttttttttttttctatagcagGAATTCACTCCTTTTTCTATAGTAGGAATTCCCTCCTTTTTTAgggtttttaaataagtttattcttatttctactttaacaaattataactatattatagCAGGGTGTTTAGTTTATTAATTACTTGTATTGGGGACTTGTATTGGggaaaggtttttatttaagaatagtaaaaatacttttattccaaaacttttacatttcttgaaacaaaattatttctttaaacaaaaataatttatatttgaattttatctaggttttacattatattatacattattctatttattaaattttttatttcttttttaacttatttactaaacttataatataattttgattataatttttttacctttatttaaatgtatattatgtGGGTTTTTTGGTAGATTTTTTGGTAATAAGGACGCTAAATTAATctcttttatcattattattacaacatttacaaattcttgaattgttttttatgaaattgactttaataataattttttatactatggCCTTAACTTAAGTTGATTTAATTTAGGATTGTTAAATAGTTCATTTAATCTAAAGTTTGATTTAATTGCTACAAACATGTTTTAATTACTGAAACAAGTTTTAGTaattattgtttcattttttgttcatttattttcttattcctATATGGAAAGTGATCCTCATTtatcaagatttattttttatctatcattatttactttttttatgatagTGTTAATATCAAGttcaaacttaatttaactttttataggATAAGAGGGGGTAGGATTCTGTTcatatttattgatattaattgaataatttttggtATACCAGAATACAAGCTAATAAATCGGCAGTAAAAGCAATGATTATAAATAACTGGGAGACATTGggttattaattgaaataatatatttatgaatttttactGGGTCTTTTTGAATTCgatgacatatttataatttctattttcTAATGATTTTCCTATTCTTTATATCCcgttatttttcattttaattggCGTAATAGGAAAATCTGCTCAATTAGGCTTTAATATGTGGTTGCCTGACACAATGGAAGGACCTACTCCAGTTTCATCTTTAATTCATGCAGCTACAATGGTCACAGCTGGAGTATTCCTAATTATTAGAATGTCACCCGTATTTGAACTCTTATCtactatattaattttaataattattattttatattttatttgttatttagcaattataattgtaaattgCAACTATGGAAATGgttcaaaaatgatttaaaaaaagtaatagcaTATTCTACTTGTAGTCAACTAGGTTATATGATTATGATTTGTAGgttttctttttatagtttaaaccatagattttttaaagcattattaTTTCTTAGTGCAAGATCTATAATTCATTCTATAAATGATGAACAAGGCATGAGAAAATATGgtgctttaaaaaactttctgcctttagtatttttataactataggGTCTATAGCATTATTAGGACTACCATTTTTATAAGGTCTTTACTCTAAAGATTTAATTGTCGAAGTagcattattttataatttttatctttttccgTTTGAATTAGTATTAGTACTGTATTTATTTtgccttttattttttaatattaatttatcatagttttattaataacccacaacaagataaaaataattttactaatatacATGAAAgtgattataaaattattgcttCATTAAGTTTATCAAcactattttctattttttttagatacatGTTCcaatttatagttataaaagacAATTTTCCTAATATGGTCTACAATATTAGTAGACTATTacctttttttctaatatagtCTACAATattagtaaatcttttttttcttagtatATTAGGAATTATTAcagttataataatatttagtaatttaaataaagcttgaaacattgtttttatcaatttttatttattaatttttattaattgatattttgaCATATTGattaatcatattttttcaaaaaaatgaattagaatataaaattacttataaatttatagaTAACCAAATCCTATAAAACTTAGggccattttattttaataagaccataggtataattttaaatttatctaaattccatttattcttatattttagttacatgtattttttttattatctgtgttttaataaacaaatttttgataatcaaaaattataacacattttttaGGATTAGCAGGAATGTCTAGAAGATATGCAGATTTCCCAGATAGTTTACTTGAAATACTATTAGTTAGTTAGGTTCAATTATTTCTATCATAGAGTAGTATGacttatttatgtaatttttgatgtaatttatttagaagaaaaatttatttcttgaaacaatttaaacgtcgaaaaaaaaaactttagaatgaTCATTAAACTGTCCTCCTAGTCATCACACTTTTAACGAATTACCTTTTATAAATCATTGAACTCATTAAAAAATAgggaataaaaaaacttctcgGTTTCCTTCTTTTCTAAAAATGGATCAAGAATGGAATAAATATTGTTCTCTATGGTTCAATGTGTTTTGGAAAAACCTGTTTATAAAGGCGCCGAAGacctttcaaataaaattgcaaaaagagATATTTGTCCGGATTGCTATACTTGAGTATCACAAGGAATTCCACATCCTTGGACAAAGTTAGAAAGACAAAAGAATTTGACGGCCATTGTAAGATCAATATCCTACAACGCAAGGAAAAGTTCTGTCCAGTTCTATCAAAGTTTTGAGCACAAATGAATCAGGGAACACTTtaactttgaaaacttttagtTCAAAGCAACTTTTTGTCTCTGTCGGAAAGACTGAGGTTAAGAAACCTTTCTTTTCTTTGGATAAGTTGAACAACCTTCAACTAAAACTACATACCAAGTGAGGTTTTGATgcttagaaattaaaaaaaaaagttacttatgactttaaagtcaattttttaaataattttgttttgactacTAAGTAATCGCAATATGATTAAAGTTGCACACTTTCTGAGGAGTGAAGTAGAACAGAAAAGTGTGGAATCTGATTTCCATATTAAACTGACTAAGAATAACATAGTCAGTTAATATGGAATAACAAGCTGATTGGAAAATCATTCGATGGTAAAAAATTCCCATTGTTATTAGGAGTAGATTAAAACAAAGAGGTAAGTAATCTATTAcctacaatatttttaaataattagaatGCAATCGGCATcattcattttgattttttatgcatGTATAGTTGGTAAAAAAAGATACTCCTATGGTGTATTGCAATGACGTTGAAAAGCTTGTTGCAACGGTGCTTCATCACAGACATCATGAAACAAATGATGTTGCTATCAAATTAGGTGTCGATTGAGGACAGTGATTCCTTAAAGTTACTCTATTAATCAGCCTAAAACCAGagttagaaaataataaaatccaaaaaaaattgagaaagtgTAACGGATATGCGTTCAAAGAATTCAAAGATTTAAGTATACACTAATAAACAATCCGTTTTGCCTTCATTGAACAAAAAATACCATAATGGTTAtggtatttttcaaaattatccgCAGATTATCTGCGAATAATTTTGGACAAACTAAACATTTCTTACTTAGATTACACAGTATCTGAAAATCTAAAGGTTTTGCTTCAAATGGTTAGAAAACAAACAGCAACATCAAAACACCCTTGCTCGTTTTACATGACCTCATCTCCTAACTTTCAAAAAGCTGACATTATTCTTTAGAATCTTCGTGCAGGTTGTACAACCAATgaggcaaaatttaaaaaaatgcaaaaatgtacATAAATGTTGTTCAACCTCAATGGAGGTTGAACAACATTTATgtacatttttgcaaaaatttcgATTTGCAGGTAGCTTGTAAATTACAACATTAACCTCCTATGAACAATTGTTAaacatagtttatatatatatatatatatatatatatatatatatatatatttatatatatatatatatatatatatataatatatatatatatatatatatatatatatatcaatatatgttgacgtgaaaaatataaataataatctaaccATATAGacaagaaaatctttttttacggCGATAAAGTAATTGTAGCTAACCTTATCGGACCCCTAACATCCCACCCTAGGGTACACTCTTAAAAAAGTTCCGGTAACTTATACGAACTTTCAGGCGTTTTGCCTGAACTAGTTTGCTTCAAAAAGTGCCAGACGAATATTCAGGCAAATCACCTGAACCTGAactgttcattaaaaaaacctgaACAACTACGATAGGTAACCTGAACTGTAGTTCAAGAAAAAGTTCCGGTAAATTATACGAACTTCAGGCGTTTTACCTGAACTAGTTTTCTTCAAAAAGTGCCAGACGAACATTCCGGCAATTCAGCTGAACCTGAACAACCGCGATAGGTAAGCTGAAATAGTTCTTTACAAAAACCTGAACTGGCGCAATAGCAAATATGAATCCGaactagtatttaaaaaaattaaatatgtaagAAAGTTGCTTATAATGAGAAAATTTTCGgagatttaatatttatatagacttctttgtttcaaaaaaaatatttctaatatatgATCTAAAAGTAGaagaatattcaaataaattttgagaaataagttttttttcccaAGTTCTTCGCAGTAacgaaaatatcttttttttaaatgctcaagtatattcaaataaacatttttataataatttcaatagaattaaaaatatcattacaaTTAGAATTTACATGTCAGATATATTTATGGATAACAAATGAAAAGTTTATtagaacttttataaaaactccatttttttaagctaagttttgattttttaaacatgatttttaaaCATAGACTTAAAAAATAAGCTGTAACATAAgagtttgtttatataaaaatgctttCAGTCTACAAGTAATTATTTTGagtaagataaaataaatatttccaaACAATTACTAGATAACTGTTATACAAggtaacttttattatattgtgtATACCAATATGACTAAACTAGCCATATTGGTACACTTAGTCACATATATGTACACATCACAAACtcaatataaattacaaaataaaaaatttattggtatccattaaaataaaaacatttaaaagtttaaccacttcttaatttttcattaacaaaCAATGACAGATCACTTCCACCTCTTGACAACGGCAAATTGTCATTAATACCCATAACTACacgttgtaaaaaatgtaaaacatgtCTGCACTCTCGCGCTTATTCAATATCGATAACGAAGTATAGTTTCAGTAAACGGTCTACTGCACTCAACATGCCATTTCTAATAGGAATAACATTGtcttctataaaaataaaggaCTGAATCAAGTTGCCTCGAGCCCCTAGTGTAATAACAAATGGATGCATGAAAGAGGTATGTCTATTTGCATCAATTATAGTCTCCATAGCtgtagtaaaaacaaaaataattaagatacAATATAGTAGCGAAATTATTATTGATCTAGTTTATAGCAGATACCATTTAgctagaaatattaaatttaaaaacaaaaaacttacagGAAAGATTTGAATAAAGTGAGCTGCAACTTCAGCTGTAGACGGTCGATCCTTATTTCTAGGAGGCACTTGAAGAATGTACGGAAGCAAGTGAAATGCAAATTCCATATTTCgatctttgatttttaaaaaaatttaaaaattcaaacagTACATATTTCAGaataaagaaaatagttttaaatagttagtgaaagttataaaatataaaaacagtaatTAAAGAAGACAATGTGACATACCACTTGAAGATATTAGTTGGCTGTCAAGCTCTAAAAGTAGTTGCTTAGCCATTGGATTCGCCTTTCTACGAGCCCAAGTAATAACATGAGGGGCCATATTCTCCCATTGCATAAGCAAATCTTGAGCATTTTCAAATGTTGCTGTAAACTCTCTCTGAAACTAATATAATGATAATTAAGAGTCCTTAAATgtttctcaaacaaaaaatcaattttactcTAGTAATACTCCAATAGCAGTAATCCAAGACATTAGGATATACattacaaatgtaaaaaacaaaactacttaCATCAAACCCTAAATCTTTAAATGGGGGGAATTTCCGAATAAACTTAGGTATAAATAAAGGCGGTTAGGCGAATAAACTTAGGTATAAATAAAGGCGGTTTTGATGACATAATCCAGTTTCTTCGTGATATTCTAGTTTTTTCAAGAATAAATTGTTTTCGATCATACTGAATGTCATCAAATGACAACTCACTCATAATGTTTCGCTCTTCATTTGAAAaaggaactaaaaaaaattgttaagcatcatttgttgtatatataagtatgacTTACACTTTTATTAGGCTTACCTGCAACATCAAAAGTTGTTGGGGAAATAGATTTTCGTTTTCGAGTAGCTTGGGCATGGACACCATCAAACGTCCTAATTGTTTTTTCAGCCgctgaaaattttttcagcCGCTCCTCGATATGTCCATGAggtgttattttcttttttttgccaTTCACTTCAACTTCCTTATAAGCGCAATAgtaattttcctaaatatttaaataaggatAATGCAGTTTAAACAGCAAAGAAACTAATTACATTTAGATAACAAAGTTAAATAACATACATATCCTAGAGGTCCATTAGAGTGCAGTTTAGGAAAAGCGTTAATGATTGACATAgcaagatttgtttttgttgctctTGATGGATACCTAAAGTAAATacataataaagtaataataataaccataatatttaaaaaatgttatagattTAAGTTAAACAGATAGATTTCCTACCTGGTTACTTAGCATTATTCACCAacttaacatttatttattctgttcatttttttatataatcttattataaaaaagtgtttgaaaaaatttactatGCATAAAATATTCAGAAATAAAAGGATATTTAGAGCAAACTGTAAAATCACATGTAATGACTTACAAGTTTCCAACTTTATTGACCATTATGTTAACAAGAATATGATAACTTTATTGACCATTATGTTAACAAGAATATGAACCATTTCAAATCTGTACTTAAGTAACATTCCAGTTGTGTCATATTCAACAATGACAAGTTTACCTGTCTGATGCTCATCAAGCAATTTACGAACATcctaaaaaagaagaaattttttgaaaatattttcagaaactaaaattagtccttatagttttaaaaaacagttaaaaattaaattaaaaaattacaaatttgatATTGTCTATTCGAAGTACTGGAGTATGAAGAACATCGCTATCACATGAATATGTTGAATCTGAAAAGGGATTGGAATTTGATATATAACTAGTCTGATTAAGTGAAACATGGTTATTTGCAATAGTGAAATCAGTTTGTGAATAATCTGCCTGCGCATAATCTGTGGATTGTTcctaaaacataacaaataattCAATTTACTTAAACTTACATATTgctatactttcaaaattactaaaaatagctctctctttatatatatatacatatatatatatatatatatatcaaccctcggaattaggaaaaatgaggtcggcaataatttgccgacctcaatctttttaaGGCCGGTATCAgatcggcaaaaattatttgatacaaaggtctgaccataaaacatagaaacgaggtcagcaattttttgccgatcTCAAATactttcaggtcggcagttaggtcggcattgccgaatgccgaccctaattccgagggttgtatatatatatatatatatatatatatatatatatatatatatatatatatatatatatatatatatatatatatatatatatatatatatacatatatatatatacaaccctcagaattaagGTTGGGATGCTGACCTAAACTAATAGCCTCCCAGGTCAGCCATTATTTATCAACCTTGCTTCTAtcttttatggtaaaacctttgtaaaaatatgtttttgcctatttaaaacagtttaaggtctgcattttatttccaactaattttatttttctaatactgagggttgtatgtatgtatgtatgtaactATATCTATAATAAACAGATTGTTTTTGCCATAGAACTTATcagaaaatattaaactatgtataataaataattacaatatggCCAGATATTTCATGGGGTAGGTATAGAAAGTTATCTTGACATAGTTGATGATTCAAAATAATATGCATGAACTggcaatttattttcaaacaacGCACTGCATTAAGAGGTTTGTATTCTATTATGTCACATGTTCTTATACATAGTTTTTGGTTATCTAGTAAACAACAATAAGATAAAGATAGATTGCAATAATTGTGGACAATCCACTTTCTTGTGAAAAAATACACAACTTCACTGTGAACAAAAATCTGGTCAATGTGAGCAAAATTTGGTTCACCATCACTATTAGAATCATAAAGAATTGTTTCACATGATCTGTATTTCTGGCCCAATATGGTAACACAATCAACAGCTAAAACTTCACTTTCTTCACCAATAAAGGGAATAATTAGATTTTTGTTCTCTAATTCTGAAACTAAAAACACTTCACCATTTTTTACATCAGCAATGGTTTTTAGGGGACCATGAGTCATCCAAGCTAAGGCATGAGCAATTTGATGTCTCTTTgcaattgaaaaagaaatgttCTGAAAATTGCAAACAATATGAgctaatctttttgaaaaattatgttTGGCTTCATATCTTATAACAATCATGTGAAGAAGAGGTCCACTTCGTTTTATAATAGTTCCATAATGAATCATTCTGTGATGcttataaagaagttttttctCAGGATAACATTCTTTCATCAATGAATGATGTTCCATTACTAGTTCCTCAATATATGtgatttgtaaacaatttaaatttggaGATAAAATTACATCACACAATTGTTTTAAGATTTGGTAAAGTTTCCACTTTTGTGTATCTACTTTATCAATAACATCAGACAAAATAAGTGGCAAATACATAAACAGTGTAAGCATCTGAGTAGAGTGTTGACCTAGTAAAGAGTCAGTACTTTTCATGCGTGACTCATTAATAGTACTAGGTTTTGAGCTGCAGACAATACCATAATCCATAAACTTGATGCGCCTATTCAGTTCTGCAATGGACATACATTTGACATCATATAACACATgataaagaaacaatttaacTTCACACAGAATAACTCCTTCAAAAATATCATGCATTATGTCTGCAGAATCATTTGAAGCAGGATGATAATAAGGCAATTCAGTTAAACAACTAAACCGTTTAATTCCACAATTCTTATTAGAAATTTCCCCACTTTGCATCTGGTGAACTTGAGAGTTGTATAAAATATCGGTTCTTAGAGCTTGTTTGTCTTCTTTAAAAACATGCTGGATGTCAACTTTTGATATCATACACATGTCACATGGAAATGAAACAGTGCTGAAATTTTCCATATATCCTAGTATAGAGTGCAGACCTAAATTGTCTCCAACAATTTGAGTTAGCAAACAtctaaagttagtttttttgccatccataaaaatatcaaatcctTTGTCATGAAGTTTTTGCAATTCATTTACAATCACTTTTATCACTGGCTCTGCTGAATATTTCTTTATGTCTATTGCATGAGTTAATGCTAACATATGAATATTGTTTAAGGATGAGTTTGCTGCGTGAGGAAAGTTCtttatcacaaaataaaaagcacCAAGTTATGAATGTCTGTTTTTGATCCAAGAGGATTTGTGGTCTCTACTTCATCGAAGTATATTTGAATAAACAAAGGGAAACTTTtaggaaatttaaatttagcataTGCCATTAACTTTTTACCATTTTCACCACAAAACCAATCttcaacaaattcaaaattagATACTTGCTCTACTTTTAACATACTCATAGCTTTTGGCTGTAGCAACACAAGCTTTATTGTGCTTTCAATAGGtatgtaataaaacaaatgctctacaaccttcatcttttctcttacagtaacttccaactttaaTTAGTGgctgcttgcagccttgttggaagcgaagatgtttaaaaaaaaaaaaaaaaaaaaaaaaaaatcttttacctTGACTTGTATTTGCTTTTCAGTCTTTCTGTCACGTTTTGTATCCCATCGTTCACCCATTGAATGTGGTACTGGTTCAACGTAAAGgcctttatttttcaaatatgataATATTCGATGTTGTGAATCAATTCCACTAAAAGGTGTTTTCCATCTGTTAAACTCTTCTGTTAAGTTGTCTACTACATGCTTCTCACACCTACATGTTTCCAGTACTGAAACTGTTTTACCTAGTAAATAACTAAGTATGTCTTCAATTAGGTTTTGTGAACAGTTCTTAACAAACTCTGAAGTACTTAAAGGAATAGAACTAGAAGACATTAAagccataataaattttaatgctgCTTGTGATATGCCATACTCATCAACAATAGGTGAGGcaacatctttaatatttttctcgCATCCTTtgtctattttaattttacttttacctTCAGAATTAGGTGTTACTGGATTTTCACAACTTATGTTAAATGTTCGATCAATATTAACTACAAAACCGGTGTgatctttatttatatgttttcttAGCATATTAGATGTAGTAAACAATCGTATACAACCACCGACATTACACCGAAGTTGACAAGGCTCAGATAAAAGATGAACATTTCTCAAGTGATTTATGTAACAAGCAACAGTTGAAAAATCTTTGGGGCAAAGGTAACAACACATCGACAtccttaaaaaaagtaaataataatattatgttcACCTTTTGTGCTGCAATGAGAGACTGAAGCTTTATTGCTTGACCCATTTTTATTCCAATACAATGAAACAAAACAGAGTTCATTTGCAAAAATGCATCTCCGTCAATATCTTCACctttaaatattaagtttacgaaagataacattttcaaagttatttcaagtagttaaatttatgtattaaataCTTACTCGACAATTTTGCTGTTGTTTCCACAGAAATTCCTTTTGAAATCAAATGATTAATTAACTCTTGagtgtttaagttttttatcattaccgagcacattcttttaaaaagcaaaaaaattaagattaaaagtTCAGGTTTATACAGGCTCGTGCGTTTTGTCTAAAGTTCAGGATTAATTTATATCAACAGTAACTGTTGATCTAAATTAATCCTGAACTGTTCAGGCAAAAGTTATCATGCGAACGCAACGATCGAACTTTCAGTTGTTTCGCCTGAAGTTTCAGGCGTAAAAAATAACCTGAACAGTTCATGCAAATTTTACcggaactttttttaaagtgtacggttccttaaagaattttttaaattaatttttgtaaaatataaaactagaTCAAAATTTACCAacagatttcaaatttcatcaaaaaaaatttatcgttAAAAAGTTACGaccatttaaagttatttcagAGGGGTAAATGAGAGGAATTTTAAACTTCTAATCTATGGTCATAAATCTTAAGGTGGTTtactacaaaataaattttttttgtcaaattaaattttttattttagaatattaaatgaaatagtTCTAATAACGAATTTTAGTTactagttatcaaaaaaaatttgaaatttagaaattttttgtaaaaaacatttttagtcaaaaaacaaattttattcaaaaaggcCTAAAACTGTACAAATGAATGAAACAATAAAGCTAAAACATAAACGTCTATTTCTCTCAAAATTTTGCACAGATAATCTCACTTATATTATCTAGTTCCTGAACTAAAATGAAATTCATTGCACAAGTAGAAAGGccagtttttgaatttttttatgacttatACCACTTTTCGAAGGGTTTACGAAGGTTTCAAAGGTTTTCGGGGGGTTTACATGAAAGAACCATAAACAATAAGTAATAACACTGTAAATAGAGATGTCTTGATTTTAGTTTCCTGatctaagtttttttgttgtttttttttacatttattttgctgtttaacaataaataatcaacatatatatatacaagaaaaaaaaaatatgtccgTAGAAACAAAGACGACAGTAAAATCTAGTCAACAAGCACcgttttcatagagcccctttatacatttttaatagaatatagatattaaattaaaaaccctaatgggcataaaactgctgcgctaatcagtaaatcaaaaaaagatcaaataagataaatactaaaataattaaaattacttggTGATCCCTTTAAGCACAAATgattctcaaattttaaaaatttcttttttttattagaaacttaaatgaacttaatgactttGCCATACATTTGAATCCTTTTTGATAACTATTCCATATATTTGGTCCTCGATATGCAATGCTATACTCAGCatatttgttaaagttttgaGGCAGTTTATATGAGTTACAATTATTTGCTCTTAGataatagttttcatttatgtttatttaaaacttgttattaaagtttGCAGGAGAGAGATTATTATTGAAtcgatacataaaaattaaatgctgttagatatttatttcaaaaacatccatcattttcatatctttcattataGGTTTGGCGTGTTCACGCTTATTTTTAGAGTAAATGATTCTGCTAGCATGTTTTTGtagactataattttttttaagttttaatggtTGTGTACTCGCCCATGTTATGTTTGCATAGTTGATGAAGCAATGAATTAGtccaaaatatattagtttgaGACTTTATTTATTGATGTATGAGCGAACTCGATATATCATACCAATTATAGTAGTGATTTTAGATTGAACATATCTTATttgaggaagccaggataaaTTCTCATCAACAAAAATTCCTAAGAATCAAATGTTGGct is drawn from Hydra vulgaris chromosome 07, alternate assembly HydraT2T_AEP and contains these coding sequences:
- the LOC124806310 gene encoding uncharacterized protein LOC124806310 isoform X2, coding for MSMCCYLCPKDFSTVACYINHLRNVHLLSEPCQLRCNVGGCIRLFTTSNMLRKHINKDHTGFVVNIDRTFNISCENPVTPNSEGKSKIKIDKGCEKNIKDVASPIVDEYGISQAALKFIMALMSSSSIPLSTSEFVKNCSQNLIEDILSYLLGKTVSVLETCRCEKHVVDNLTEEFNRWKTPFSGIDSQHRILSYLKNKGLYVEPVPHSMGERWDTKRDRKTEKQIQVKEQSTDYAQADYSQTDFTIANNHVSLNQTSYISNSNPFSDSTYSCDSDVLHTPVLRIDNIKFDVRKLLDEHQTGKLVIVEYDTTGMLLKYRFEMVHILVNIMVNKVIIFLLT